In Anomalospiza imberbis isolate Cuckoo-Finch-1a 21T00152 chromosome 19, ASM3175350v1, whole genome shotgun sequence, a genomic segment contains:
- the RNF157 gene encoding E3 ubiquitin ligase RNF157 isoform X1 has product MGALTSRQNAGVEEVDIPANSVYRYPPKSGSYFANHFIMGGEKFDSTHPEGYLFGENSDLNFLGNRPVVEPVKTLRSLINIRKDTLRLVKCSEEVKTPGEEVSKAKVHYNVEFTFDTDARVAITIYYQATEEFQNGVASYTPRDNSLQSETVHYKRGVCQQFCVPSHTIDPSEWSEEELGFDLDREVYPMVVQAVVDEGEEHSGHCHVLLATFEKHSDGTFCVKPLKQKQVVDGVSYLLQEIYGIENKYNTQDSKVAEDEVSDNSAECVVCLSDVRDTLILPCRHLCLCNTCADTLRYQANNCPICRLPFRALLQIRAMRKKLGPLSPTSFNPIIASQTSDSEEHSSSENIPPGYEVVSLLEALNGPLTPSPAALPLRALGDPPGMGSLPSYGSDGPLPPLRALSPLERLPDCGPPGLKLKKSISKSISQNSSILPEEEDEKSCTESELRVSRRRSPARHEEECGATPESENLTLSSSGAIDQSSCTGTPLSSTISSPEEPVSSSLAQSVMSMASSQSQHSQLSTDTVSSMSGSYVAPGTEEEEEEEEEEEGDMLPSPAAASATASDGESTPVESLDLNFVSISAEERDAEGNDVLEDEDASPTQEDGPRTGAFLGLRCDNNNDMGIAHVKALDNKLCSEACLPGSSVCVKVHVRSVPTRFSPPTLVPLPCPELPKAAVPDSCPINIEE; this is encoded by the exons GGAGTTACTTTGCCAACCATTTCATCATGGGCGGGGAGAAGTTCGACTCCACGCACCCCGAGGGGTACCTCTTCGGCGAGAACAGCGACCTCAACTTCCTGGGGAACCGGCCCGTGGTG GAACCCGTGAAGACCCTCAGGAGCTTAATCAACATCCGCAAGGACACCCTGCGCCTGGTCAA GTGCTCGGAGGAGGTGAAGACCCCGGGGGAAGAAGTGAGCAAAGCCAAGGTGCACTACAACGTGGAGTTCACCTTCGACACGGACGCCCGTGTGGCCATAACCATCTACTACCAGGCAACTGAGGAATTCCAGAATGGGGTGGCGAG CTACACCCCCAGGGACAACAGCCTGCAGTCCGAGACGGTGCACTACAAGCGGGGGGTGTGCCAGCAGTTCTGTGTGCCCTCCCACACCATCGACCCGTCCGAGTGGAGCGAGGAGGAG CTGGGCTTTGACCTGGACCGCGAGGTTTATCCCATGGTGGTGCAGGCAGTGGTGGATGAAGGAGAGG AGCACAGTGGGCACTGCCACGTGCTGCTGGCCACCTTTGAGAAG CACAGTGATGGCACCTTCTGTGTGAAGCCCCTCAAGCAGAAGCAAGTG GTGGATGGTGTGAGCTACCTCCTGCAGGAGATCTACGGCATTGAGAACAAGTACAACACACAGGACTCCAAG GTGGCCGAGGACGAGGTGAGCGACAACAGCGCCGAGTGCGTGGTTTGCCTGTCGGACGTCCGGGACACCCTGATCCTGCCCTGCCGCCACCTCTGCCTCTGCAACACCTGCGCCGACACCCTGCGCTACCAGGCCAACAACTGCCCCATCTGCAGGCTGC ctttCCGAGCCTTGCTTCAAATCCGAGCCATGAGGAAAAAGCTGGGCCCGCTCTCGCCCACCAGCTTCAACCCCATCATCGCCTCGCAGACCTCCGACTCCGAGGAGCACTCG TCCTCGGAGAACATCCCCCCGGGTTACGAGGTGGTGTCGCTGCTGGAGGCCCTCAATGGGCCGCTGACGCCGTCGCCGGCCGCGCTGCCCCTGCGAGCGCTGGGGGACCCCCCGGGCATGGGGAGCCTGCCCTCCTACGGCAGCGATGGCCCCCTGCCCCCCCTGAGGGCCCTGTCACCCCTCGAGCGCCTGCCCGACTGCGGCCCCCCGGGGCTCAAGCTGAAGAAGAGCATCTCCAA GTCCATCTCACAGAACTCCTCCATCCTGCCCGAAGAGGAGGATGAGAAGTCGTGCACTGAGTCCGAGCTGAGGGTCTCCAGGAGGAGATCCCCAGCCCGGCATGAGGAG GAATGTGGTGCAACGCCAGAGAGTGAAAACCTCACCCTGTCATCATCAGGAGCCATCGACCAGTCCTCGTGCACTGGGACTCCCCTGTCCTCCACCATCTCGTCCCCAGAAG AGCCCgtgagcagcagcctggctcagTCCGTCATGTCCATGGCCTCCTCCCAGAGCCAGCACTCCCAGCTCAGCACCGACACCGTGTCCTCCATGTCTGGCTCCTACGTCGCCCCTGGcacagaggaggaagaggaggaggaggaggaagaggagggggacATGCTCCCCTCGCCCGCGGCCGCAAGCGCCACAGCATCTGATGGAGAG TCAACACCTGTGGAGTCCCTGGATCTGAATTTTGTCAGCATTTCTGCCGAGGAGCGCGATGCCGAG GGCAACGATGTGCTGGAGGACGAGGACGCCTCTCCCACACAGGAAGACG GCCCGAGGACTGGCGCTTTCCTCGGTCTGAGGTGTGACAATAACAATGACATGGGCATCGCACACGTGAAAGCGCTGGACAATAAACTGTGCTCTGAGGCCTGCTTACCTG GCTCCTCCGTCTGCGTGAAAGTTCATGTTCGCTCTGTGCCAACACGGTTTTCTCCACCCACGCTTGtgccccttccctgcccagaGTTGCCCAAAG
- the RNF157 gene encoding E3 ubiquitin ligase RNF157 isoform X2: MGALTSRQNAGVEEVDIPANSVYRYPPKSGSYFANHFIMGGEKFDSTHPEGYLFGENSDLNFLGNRPVVFPYAAPPPQEPVKTLRSLINIRKDTLRLVKCSEEVKTPGEEVSKAKVHYNVEFTFDTDARVAITIYYQATEEFQNGVASYTPRDNSLQSETVHYKRGVCQQFCVPSHTIDPSEWSEEELGFDLDREVYPMVVQAVVDEGEEHSGHCHVLLATFEKHSDGTFCVKPLKQKQVVDGVSYLLQEIYGIENKYNTQDSKVAEDEVSDNSAECVVCLSDVRDTLILPCRHLCLCNTCADTLRYQANNCPICRLPFRALLQIRAMRKKLGPLSPTSFNPIIASQTSDSEEHSSSENIPPGYEVVSLLEALNGPLTPSPAALPLRALGDPPGMGSLPSYGSDGPLPPLRALSPLERLPDCGPPGLKLKKSISKSISQNSSILPEEEDEKSCTESELRVSRRRSPARHEEECGATPESENLTLSSSGAIDQSSCTGTPLSSTISSPEEPVSSSLAQSVMSMASSQSQHSQLSTDTVSSMSGSYVAPGTEEEEEEEEEEEGDMLPSPAAASATASDGESTPVESLDLNFVSISAEERDAEGNDVLEDEDASPTQEDGPRTGAFLGLRCDNNNDMGIAHVKALDNKLCSEACLPGSEAANNNVGLQQTWPRCPPGPWDPEHAAAALPM; this comes from the exons GGAGTTACTTTGCCAACCATTTCATCATGGGCGGGGAGAAGTTCGACTCCACGCACCCCGAGGGGTACCTCTTCGGCGAGAACAGCGACCTCAACTTCCTGGGGAACCGGCCCGTGGTG TTCCCTTATGCTGCTCCACCTCCTCAGGAACCCGTGAAGACCCTCAGGAGCTTAATCAACATCCGCAAGGACACCCTGCGCCTGGTCAA GTGCTCGGAGGAGGTGAAGACCCCGGGGGAAGAAGTGAGCAAAGCCAAGGTGCACTACAACGTGGAGTTCACCTTCGACACGGACGCCCGTGTGGCCATAACCATCTACTACCAGGCAACTGAGGAATTCCAGAATGGGGTGGCGAG CTACACCCCCAGGGACAACAGCCTGCAGTCCGAGACGGTGCACTACAAGCGGGGGGTGTGCCAGCAGTTCTGTGTGCCCTCCCACACCATCGACCCGTCCGAGTGGAGCGAGGAGGAG CTGGGCTTTGACCTGGACCGCGAGGTTTATCCCATGGTGGTGCAGGCAGTGGTGGATGAAGGAGAGG AGCACAGTGGGCACTGCCACGTGCTGCTGGCCACCTTTGAGAAG CACAGTGATGGCACCTTCTGTGTGAAGCCCCTCAAGCAGAAGCAAGTG GTGGATGGTGTGAGCTACCTCCTGCAGGAGATCTACGGCATTGAGAACAAGTACAACACACAGGACTCCAAG GTGGCCGAGGACGAGGTGAGCGACAACAGCGCCGAGTGCGTGGTTTGCCTGTCGGACGTCCGGGACACCCTGATCCTGCCCTGCCGCCACCTCTGCCTCTGCAACACCTGCGCCGACACCCTGCGCTACCAGGCCAACAACTGCCCCATCTGCAGGCTGC ctttCCGAGCCTTGCTTCAAATCCGAGCCATGAGGAAAAAGCTGGGCCCGCTCTCGCCCACCAGCTTCAACCCCATCATCGCCTCGCAGACCTCCGACTCCGAGGAGCACTCG TCCTCGGAGAACATCCCCCCGGGTTACGAGGTGGTGTCGCTGCTGGAGGCCCTCAATGGGCCGCTGACGCCGTCGCCGGCCGCGCTGCCCCTGCGAGCGCTGGGGGACCCCCCGGGCATGGGGAGCCTGCCCTCCTACGGCAGCGATGGCCCCCTGCCCCCCCTGAGGGCCCTGTCACCCCTCGAGCGCCTGCCCGACTGCGGCCCCCCGGGGCTCAAGCTGAAGAAGAGCATCTCCAA GTCCATCTCACAGAACTCCTCCATCCTGCCCGAAGAGGAGGATGAGAAGTCGTGCACTGAGTCCGAGCTGAGGGTCTCCAGGAGGAGATCCCCAGCCCGGCATGAGGAG GAATGTGGTGCAACGCCAGAGAGTGAAAACCTCACCCTGTCATCATCAGGAGCCATCGACCAGTCCTCGTGCACTGGGACTCCCCTGTCCTCCACCATCTCGTCCCCAGAAG AGCCCgtgagcagcagcctggctcagTCCGTCATGTCCATGGCCTCCTCCCAGAGCCAGCACTCCCAGCTCAGCACCGACACCGTGTCCTCCATGTCTGGCTCCTACGTCGCCCCTGGcacagaggaggaagaggaggaggaggaggaagaggagggggacATGCTCCCCTCGCCCGCGGCCGCAAGCGCCACAGCATCTGATGGAGAG TCAACACCTGTGGAGTCCCTGGATCTGAATTTTGTCAGCATTTCTGCCGAGGAGCGCGATGCCGAG GGCAACGATGTGCTGGAGGACGAGGACGCCTCTCCCACACAGGAAGACG GCCCGAGGACTGGCGCTTTCCTCGGTCTGAGGTGTGACAATAACAATGACATGGGCATCGCACACGTGAAAGCGCTGGACAATAAACTGTGCTCTGAGGCCTGCTTACCTG
- the RNF157 gene encoding E3 ubiquitin ligase RNF157 isoform X3, whose product MGALTSRQNAGVEEVDIPANSVYRYPPKSGSYFANHFIMGGEKFDSTHPEGYLFGENSDLNFLGNRPVVFPYAAPPPQEPVKTLRSLINIRKDTLRLVKCSEEVKTPGEEVSKAKVHYNVEFTFDTDARVAITIYYQATEEFQNGVASYTPRDNSLQSETVHYKRGVCQQFCVPSHTIDPSEWSEEELGFDLDREVYPMVVQAVVDEGEEHSGHCHVLLATFEKHSDGTFCVKPLKQKQVVDGVSYLLQEIYGIENKYNTQDSKVAEDEVSDNSAECVVCLSDVRDTLILPCRHLCLCNTCADTLRYQANNCPICRLPFRALLQIRAMRKKLGPLSPTSFNPIIASQTSDSEEHSSSENIPPGYEVVSLLEALNGPLTPSPAALPLRALGDPPGMGSLPSYGSDGPLPPLRALSPLERLPDCGPPGLKLKKSISKSISQNSSILPEEEDEKSCTESELRVSRRRSPARHEEECGATPESENLTLSSSGAIDQSSCTGTPLSSTISSPEEPVSSSLAQSVMSMASSQSQHSQLSTDTVSSMSGSYVAPGTEEEEEEEEEEEGDMLPSPAAASATASDGESTPVESLDLNFVSISAEERDAEGNDVLEDEDASPTQEDAAVPDSCPINIEE is encoded by the exons GGAGTTACTTTGCCAACCATTTCATCATGGGCGGGGAGAAGTTCGACTCCACGCACCCCGAGGGGTACCTCTTCGGCGAGAACAGCGACCTCAACTTCCTGGGGAACCGGCCCGTGGTG TTCCCTTATGCTGCTCCACCTCCTCAGGAACCCGTGAAGACCCTCAGGAGCTTAATCAACATCCGCAAGGACACCCTGCGCCTGGTCAA GTGCTCGGAGGAGGTGAAGACCCCGGGGGAAGAAGTGAGCAAAGCCAAGGTGCACTACAACGTGGAGTTCACCTTCGACACGGACGCCCGTGTGGCCATAACCATCTACTACCAGGCAACTGAGGAATTCCAGAATGGGGTGGCGAG CTACACCCCCAGGGACAACAGCCTGCAGTCCGAGACGGTGCACTACAAGCGGGGGGTGTGCCAGCAGTTCTGTGTGCCCTCCCACACCATCGACCCGTCCGAGTGGAGCGAGGAGGAG CTGGGCTTTGACCTGGACCGCGAGGTTTATCCCATGGTGGTGCAGGCAGTGGTGGATGAAGGAGAGG AGCACAGTGGGCACTGCCACGTGCTGCTGGCCACCTTTGAGAAG CACAGTGATGGCACCTTCTGTGTGAAGCCCCTCAAGCAGAAGCAAGTG GTGGATGGTGTGAGCTACCTCCTGCAGGAGATCTACGGCATTGAGAACAAGTACAACACACAGGACTCCAAG GTGGCCGAGGACGAGGTGAGCGACAACAGCGCCGAGTGCGTGGTTTGCCTGTCGGACGTCCGGGACACCCTGATCCTGCCCTGCCGCCACCTCTGCCTCTGCAACACCTGCGCCGACACCCTGCGCTACCAGGCCAACAACTGCCCCATCTGCAGGCTGC ctttCCGAGCCTTGCTTCAAATCCGAGCCATGAGGAAAAAGCTGGGCCCGCTCTCGCCCACCAGCTTCAACCCCATCATCGCCTCGCAGACCTCCGACTCCGAGGAGCACTCG TCCTCGGAGAACATCCCCCCGGGTTACGAGGTGGTGTCGCTGCTGGAGGCCCTCAATGGGCCGCTGACGCCGTCGCCGGCCGCGCTGCCCCTGCGAGCGCTGGGGGACCCCCCGGGCATGGGGAGCCTGCCCTCCTACGGCAGCGATGGCCCCCTGCCCCCCCTGAGGGCCCTGTCACCCCTCGAGCGCCTGCCCGACTGCGGCCCCCCGGGGCTCAAGCTGAAGAAGAGCATCTCCAA GTCCATCTCACAGAACTCCTCCATCCTGCCCGAAGAGGAGGATGAGAAGTCGTGCACTGAGTCCGAGCTGAGGGTCTCCAGGAGGAGATCCCCAGCCCGGCATGAGGAG GAATGTGGTGCAACGCCAGAGAGTGAAAACCTCACCCTGTCATCATCAGGAGCCATCGACCAGTCCTCGTGCACTGGGACTCCCCTGTCCTCCACCATCTCGTCCCCAGAAG AGCCCgtgagcagcagcctggctcagTCCGTCATGTCCATGGCCTCCTCCCAGAGCCAGCACTCCCAGCTCAGCACCGACACCGTGTCCTCCATGTCTGGCTCCTACGTCGCCCCTGGcacagaggaggaagaggaggaggaggaggaagaggagggggacATGCTCCCCTCGCCCGCGGCCGCAAGCGCCACAGCATCTGATGGAGAG TCAACACCTGTGGAGTCCCTGGATCTGAATTTTGTCAGCATTTCTGCCGAGGAGCGCGATGCCGAG GGCAACGATGTGCTGGAGGACGAGGACGCCTCTCCCACACAGGAAGACG
- the RNF157 gene encoding E3 ubiquitin ligase RNF157 isoform X4 has product MGALTSRQNAGVEEVDIPANSVYRYPPKSGSYFANHFIMGGEKFDSTHPEGYLFGENSDLNFLGNRPVVFPYAAPPPQEPVKTLRSLINIRKDTLRLVKCSEEVKTPGEEVSKAKVHYNVEFTFDTDARVAITIYYQATEEFQNGVASYTPRDNSLQSETVHYKRGVCQQFCVPSHTIDPSEWSEEELGFDLDREVYPMVVQAVVDEGEEHSGHCHVLLATFEKHSDGTFCVKPLKQKQVVDGVSYLLQEIYGIENKYNTQDSKVAEDEVSDNSAECVVCLSDVRDTLILPCRHLCLCNTCADTLRYQANNCPICRLPFRALLQIRAMRKKLGPLSPTSFNPIIASQTSDSEEHSSSENIPPGYEVVSLLEALNGPLTPSPAALPLRALGDPPGMGSLPSYGSDGPLPPLRALSPLERLPDCGPPGLKLKKSISKSISQNSSILPEEEDEKSCTESELRVSRRRSPARHEEECGATPESENLTLSSSGAIDQSSCTGTPLSSTISSPEEPVSSSLAQSVMSMASSQSQHSQLSTDTVSSMSGSYVAPGTEEEEEEEEEEEGDMLPSPAAASATASDGESTPVESLDLNFVSISAEERDAEGNDVLEDEDASPTQEDGPRTGAFLGLRCDNNNDMGIAHVKALDNKLCSEACLPGSSVCVKVHVRSVPTRFSPPTLVPLPCPELPKAAVPDSCPINIEE; this is encoded by the exons GGAGTTACTTTGCCAACCATTTCATCATGGGCGGGGAGAAGTTCGACTCCACGCACCCCGAGGGGTACCTCTTCGGCGAGAACAGCGACCTCAACTTCCTGGGGAACCGGCCCGTGGTG TTCCCTTATGCTGCTCCACCTCCTCAGGAACCCGTGAAGACCCTCAGGAGCTTAATCAACATCCGCAAGGACACCCTGCGCCTGGTCAA GTGCTCGGAGGAGGTGAAGACCCCGGGGGAAGAAGTGAGCAAAGCCAAGGTGCACTACAACGTGGAGTTCACCTTCGACACGGACGCCCGTGTGGCCATAACCATCTACTACCAGGCAACTGAGGAATTCCAGAATGGGGTGGCGAG CTACACCCCCAGGGACAACAGCCTGCAGTCCGAGACGGTGCACTACAAGCGGGGGGTGTGCCAGCAGTTCTGTGTGCCCTCCCACACCATCGACCCGTCCGAGTGGAGCGAGGAGGAG CTGGGCTTTGACCTGGACCGCGAGGTTTATCCCATGGTGGTGCAGGCAGTGGTGGATGAAGGAGAGG AGCACAGTGGGCACTGCCACGTGCTGCTGGCCACCTTTGAGAAG CACAGTGATGGCACCTTCTGTGTGAAGCCCCTCAAGCAGAAGCAAGTG GTGGATGGTGTGAGCTACCTCCTGCAGGAGATCTACGGCATTGAGAACAAGTACAACACACAGGACTCCAAG GTGGCCGAGGACGAGGTGAGCGACAACAGCGCCGAGTGCGTGGTTTGCCTGTCGGACGTCCGGGACACCCTGATCCTGCCCTGCCGCCACCTCTGCCTCTGCAACACCTGCGCCGACACCCTGCGCTACCAGGCCAACAACTGCCCCATCTGCAGGCTGC ctttCCGAGCCTTGCTTCAAATCCGAGCCATGAGGAAAAAGCTGGGCCCGCTCTCGCCCACCAGCTTCAACCCCATCATCGCCTCGCAGACCTCCGACTCCGAGGAGCACTCG TCCTCGGAGAACATCCCCCCGGGTTACGAGGTGGTGTCGCTGCTGGAGGCCCTCAATGGGCCGCTGACGCCGTCGCCGGCCGCGCTGCCCCTGCGAGCGCTGGGGGACCCCCCGGGCATGGGGAGCCTGCCCTCCTACGGCAGCGATGGCCCCCTGCCCCCCCTGAGGGCCCTGTCACCCCTCGAGCGCCTGCCCGACTGCGGCCCCCCGGGGCTCAAGCTGAAGAAGAGCATCTCCAA GTCCATCTCACAGAACTCCTCCATCCTGCCCGAAGAGGAGGATGAGAAGTCGTGCACTGAGTCCGAGCTGAGGGTCTCCAGGAGGAGATCCCCAGCCCGGCATGAGGAG GAATGTGGTGCAACGCCAGAGAGTGAAAACCTCACCCTGTCATCATCAGGAGCCATCGACCAGTCCTCGTGCACTGGGACTCCCCTGTCCTCCACCATCTCGTCCCCAGAAG AGCCCgtgagcagcagcctggctcagTCCGTCATGTCCATGGCCTCCTCCCAGAGCCAGCACTCCCAGCTCAGCACCGACACCGTGTCCTCCATGTCTGGCTCCTACGTCGCCCCTGGcacagaggaggaagaggaggaggaggaggaagaggagggggacATGCTCCCCTCGCCCGCGGCCGCAAGCGCCACAGCATCTGATGGAGAG TCAACACCTGTGGAGTCCCTGGATCTGAATTTTGTCAGCATTTCTGCCGAGGAGCGCGATGCCGAG GGCAACGATGTGCTGGAGGACGAGGACGCCTCTCCCACACAGGAAGACG GCCCGAGGACTGGCGCTTTCCTCGGTCTGAGGTGTGACAATAACAATGACATGGGCATCGCACACGTGAAAGCGCTGGACAATAAACTGTGCTCTGAGGCCTGCTTACCTG GCTCCTCCGTCTGCGTGAAAGTTCATGTTCGCTCTGTGCCAACACGGTTTTCTCCACCCACGCTTGtgccccttccctgcccagaGTTGCCCAAAG
- the RNF157 gene encoding E3 ubiquitin ligase RNF157 isoform X5, translating to MGALTSRQNAGVEEVDIPANSVYRYPPKSGSYFANHFIMGGEKFDSTHPEGYLFGENSDLNFLGNRPVVFPYAAPPPQEPVKTLRSLINIRKDTLRLVKCSEEVKTPGEEVSKAKVHYNVEFTFDTDARVAITIYYQATEEFQNGVASYTPRDNSLQSETVHYKRGVCQQFCVPSHTIDPSEWSEEELGFDLDREVYPMVVQAVVDEGEEHSGHCHVLLATFEKHSDGTFCVKPLKQKQVVDGVSYLLQEIYGIENKYNTQDSKVAEDEVSDNSAECVVCLSDVRDTLILPCRHLCLCNTCADTLRYQANNCPICRLPFRALLQIRAMRKKLGPLSPTSFNPIIASQTSDSEEHSSSENIPPGYEVVSLLEALNGPLTPSPAALPLRALGDPPGMGSLPSYGSDGPLPPLRALSPLERLPDCGPPGLKLKKSISKSISQNSSILPEEEDEKSCTESELRVSRRRSPARHEEECGATPESENLTLSSSGAIDQSSCTGTPLSSTISSPEEPVSSSLAQSVMSMASSQSQHSQLSTDTVSSMSGSYVAPGTEEEEEEEEEEEGDMLPSPAAASATASDGESTPVESLDLNFVSISAEERDAEGNDVLEDEDASPTQEDGPRTGAFLGLRCDNNNDMGIAHVKALDNKLCSEACLPAAVPDSCPINIEE from the exons GGAGTTACTTTGCCAACCATTTCATCATGGGCGGGGAGAAGTTCGACTCCACGCACCCCGAGGGGTACCTCTTCGGCGAGAACAGCGACCTCAACTTCCTGGGGAACCGGCCCGTGGTG TTCCCTTATGCTGCTCCACCTCCTCAGGAACCCGTGAAGACCCTCAGGAGCTTAATCAACATCCGCAAGGACACCCTGCGCCTGGTCAA GTGCTCGGAGGAGGTGAAGACCCCGGGGGAAGAAGTGAGCAAAGCCAAGGTGCACTACAACGTGGAGTTCACCTTCGACACGGACGCCCGTGTGGCCATAACCATCTACTACCAGGCAACTGAGGAATTCCAGAATGGGGTGGCGAG CTACACCCCCAGGGACAACAGCCTGCAGTCCGAGACGGTGCACTACAAGCGGGGGGTGTGCCAGCAGTTCTGTGTGCCCTCCCACACCATCGACCCGTCCGAGTGGAGCGAGGAGGAG CTGGGCTTTGACCTGGACCGCGAGGTTTATCCCATGGTGGTGCAGGCAGTGGTGGATGAAGGAGAGG AGCACAGTGGGCACTGCCACGTGCTGCTGGCCACCTTTGAGAAG CACAGTGATGGCACCTTCTGTGTGAAGCCCCTCAAGCAGAAGCAAGTG GTGGATGGTGTGAGCTACCTCCTGCAGGAGATCTACGGCATTGAGAACAAGTACAACACACAGGACTCCAAG GTGGCCGAGGACGAGGTGAGCGACAACAGCGCCGAGTGCGTGGTTTGCCTGTCGGACGTCCGGGACACCCTGATCCTGCCCTGCCGCCACCTCTGCCTCTGCAACACCTGCGCCGACACCCTGCGCTACCAGGCCAACAACTGCCCCATCTGCAGGCTGC ctttCCGAGCCTTGCTTCAAATCCGAGCCATGAGGAAAAAGCTGGGCCCGCTCTCGCCCACCAGCTTCAACCCCATCATCGCCTCGCAGACCTCCGACTCCGAGGAGCACTCG TCCTCGGAGAACATCCCCCCGGGTTACGAGGTGGTGTCGCTGCTGGAGGCCCTCAATGGGCCGCTGACGCCGTCGCCGGCCGCGCTGCCCCTGCGAGCGCTGGGGGACCCCCCGGGCATGGGGAGCCTGCCCTCCTACGGCAGCGATGGCCCCCTGCCCCCCCTGAGGGCCCTGTCACCCCTCGAGCGCCTGCCCGACTGCGGCCCCCCGGGGCTCAAGCTGAAGAAGAGCATCTCCAA GTCCATCTCACAGAACTCCTCCATCCTGCCCGAAGAGGAGGATGAGAAGTCGTGCACTGAGTCCGAGCTGAGGGTCTCCAGGAGGAGATCCCCAGCCCGGCATGAGGAG GAATGTGGTGCAACGCCAGAGAGTGAAAACCTCACCCTGTCATCATCAGGAGCCATCGACCAGTCCTCGTGCACTGGGACTCCCCTGTCCTCCACCATCTCGTCCCCAGAAG AGCCCgtgagcagcagcctggctcagTCCGTCATGTCCATGGCCTCCTCCCAGAGCCAGCACTCCCAGCTCAGCACCGACACCGTGTCCTCCATGTCTGGCTCCTACGTCGCCCCTGGcacagaggaggaagaggaggaggaggaggaagaggagggggacATGCTCCCCTCGCCCGCGGCCGCAAGCGCCACAGCATCTGATGGAGAG TCAACACCTGTGGAGTCCCTGGATCTGAATTTTGTCAGCATTTCTGCCGAGGAGCGCGATGCCGAG GGCAACGATGTGCTGGAGGACGAGGACGCCTCTCCCACACAGGAAGACG GCCCGAGGACTGGCGCTTTCCTCGGTCTGAGGTGTGACAATAACAATGACATGGGCATCGCACACGTGAAAGCGCTGGACAATAAACTGTGCTCTGAGGCCTGCTTACCTG